Proteins from one Faecalibacterium sp. I3-3-33 genomic window:
- a CDS encoding mannitol dehydrogenase family protein codes for MKLSDIKNGNLSAEWAEKGYELPKFDIEAVKAKTHAEPTWVHFGAGNIFRAFPAAVLNDALNSGKYDRGVIVAESFDYEIIDKAYQPYDNLSLLVCLKSTGEIEKKVIASVTESLKADYSFGADWARLVEIFQNPSLQMISFTITEKGYGVAPADLERGLTPVLAMGKVTALLYERFKAGKLPLTVQSMDNCSHNGDKVKTAVHAYASKWVEQGLVPAEFLAYVQDETKITFPWSMIDKITPRPDAKVQEMLAKDGFEDNYTIVTEKHTFTAPFVNAEETQYLCIEDHYTNGRPPLELGGVLYCDRETVDKIEKMKVCTCLNPLHTAMSIYGCMLGYNLISAEMADEDLRSFIQKIGYIEAMPVVVDPGVLNPYEFIGAVINRRLPNPFMPDAPQRIATDTSQKLAIRFGETIKAYEERGLDKSNLVLIPLVLAGYARYLKGIDDNGQPFEISPDPLLAELQAIVNPLEVKEGEQDFSCLKALYSRADVFGVDLYAVGLGEKIEGMVKELYAGNGAVRKTLHKYTLAR; via the coding sequence ATGAAGCTGTCTGATATCAAAAACGGCAATCTGTCCGCCGAGTGGGCAGAAAAGGGCTACGAGCTGCCCAAATTCGACATTGAGGCCGTCAAGGCCAAGACCCACGCCGAGCCCACTTGGGTGCACTTCGGCGCAGGCAACATCTTCCGTGCTTTCCCCGCTGCCGTGCTGAACGATGCCCTGAACAGCGGCAAGTACGACCGCGGCGTTATCGTGGCCGAGAGCTTCGACTACGAGATCATCGACAAGGCTTACCAGCCCTACGATAACCTGAGCCTGCTGGTCTGCCTGAAGTCCACTGGCGAGATCGAGAAGAAGGTCATCGCCTCCGTTACCGAGAGCCTGAAGGCTGACTACTCCTTCGGCGCTGACTGGGCACGTCTGGTCGAGATCTTCCAGAACCCCAGCCTGCAGATGATCTCCTTCACCATCACCGAGAAGGGCTACGGCGTTGCTCCCGCTGATCTGGAGCGCGGTCTGACCCCCGTGCTGGCCATGGGCAAGGTCACCGCTCTGCTGTACGAGCGCTTCAAGGCTGGCAAGCTGCCCCTGACCGTGCAGAGCATGGATAACTGCTCCCACAACGGCGATAAGGTCAAGACCGCTGTCCACGCCTACGCATCCAAGTGGGTGGAGCAGGGTCTGGTGCCCGCCGAGTTCCTGGCCTATGTGCAGGACGAGACCAAGATTACCTTCCCCTGGAGCATGATCGATAAGATCACCCCGCGCCCGGACGCAAAGGTGCAGGAGATGCTGGCAAAGGACGGCTTTGAGGATAACTACACCATCGTTACCGAGAAGCACACCTTCACCGCTCCCTTCGTCAACGCTGAGGAGACCCAGTACCTGTGCATCGAGGACCACTACACCAATGGCCGTCCTCCGCTGGAACTGGGCGGTGTGCTGTACTGCGACCGCGAGACCGTGGACAAGATCGAGAAGATGAAGGTCTGCACCTGCCTGAACCCCCTGCACACTGCCATGTCCATCTATGGCTGCATGCTGGGCTACAACCTCATCTCTGCCGAGATGGCAGACGAGGATCTGCGCTCCTTCATCCAGAAGATCGGCTATATCGAGGCGATGCCTGTCGTGGTCGATCCCGGCGTGCTGAACCCCTACGAGTTCATCGGCGCTGTCATCAACCGCCGTCTGCCCAACCCCTTCATGCCCGATGCTCCCCAGCGTATCGCTACCGACACCTCCCAGAAGCTGGCTATCCGCTTCGGCGAGACCATCAAGGCTTACGAGGAGCGCGGTCTGGACAAGTCCAACCTCGTGCTGATCCCGCTGGTGCTGGCAGGCTATGCCCGCTACCTGAAGGGCATCGACGACAACGGCCAGCCCTTCGAGATCTCTCCTGATCCGCTGCTGGCTGAGTTGCAGGCCATCGTCAACCCCTTGGAGGTCAAGGAAGGCGAGCAGGACTTCAGCTGCCTGAAGGCTCTGTACAGCCGTGCCGACGTGTTCGGTGTGGACCTGTATGCCGTTGGTCTGGGCGAAAAGATCGAGGGCATGGTCAAGGAGCTGTACGCCGGTAACGGCGCAGTGCGCAAGACCCTGCACAAGTACACCCTCGCCCGCTAA